The DNA sequence CATCTAGTTGTGGCGACCAATGAGAACGATGTCCTCGACGAGTTCTTCCGTACTGGCGTATATCGGGCTCGCAAGTCTGCTGAGACACTTCATACATCAAGCCCATCCATGGATATCTCAAAAGCCAGTAATTTTGAGCGTTTTGTATTTGATTTCATGGGTCAAGACGGCAAAGCTACGGCAGGCATGTTTAAGCAGGTAGATGAAACTGGTGGTTTTGATATCTCTAAAGAAAAGGTTTTCAAAGATTTAGGTAAGTATGGCTTTCAATCAGGTCGTAGCACTCATGAGAATCGCTTAGAAACTATTCGTGATATTGATAAGCGCTACGGCGTCATGATTGATACGCATACTGCTGATGGTGTGAAAGTGGCCCGCGAGCACTTGCAAGCTGGTATCCCAATGATCATTCTTGAGACGGCATTACCAATTAAGTTTGAAGAAACGATTGAGGTTGCTTTGGGTCGACCTGCTGAATGCCCGCCTGCATTTAAAGATATTAAATCTAAGCCGCAGCGCGTAGAGAATATTGATGCGGATGTTAGCCAAGTTAAAAACTTCATCACTACCCATCTCAACTAAATACATAAAGCACTATGACTAAGCCTCCGATGTTGACTGCTCAGCAGGCTTTAGATCACTTGCTCTCCCATGCAAAGCCTGTAGAGGAGTGTGAGAGAGTTGCTATGCAAGCGACCCTGGGTCGCGTACTTGCTGAGGGTGTTAATAGTTTGGTAGATGTTCCGCCACTGGATAACACCTCAATGGATGGTTATGCAGTGCGTACGGCAGATACTCAAACGGCTGGCAGTGTTCTCAAAATCGCTCAGCGTATTCCGGCTGGATCTGTTGGCAAAACACTAGAGCCCGGTACTGCCGCCAGAATTTTTACTGGCGCCCCAGTGCCCCCCGAGGCAGATGCGGTAGTCATGCAAGAGGATTGCACCATTCCCGAGGACTCTACTGATCAAGTGCAGGTCAATATTACGCCTAACTCAGGTCAGTGGATTCGTCGCAGAGGTGAAGATCTCACTGAGGGCAAAACTTGTTTGACAGCGGGTACATTCTTGCGTCCACAAGAGCTAGGGGTGGCTGCTTCTGCTGGCTTAACGCATCTCAATGTAAAACGCAGGGTAAGGGTCGCAGCGTTCTTTACTGGTGATGAGCTTGCGCTCCCAGGCGAGCCTTTAAAGCCCGGTGGTATCTATAACTCAAATCGCGATACTTTATTAGCTTGTCTGAAGTCGCTAGGTTGCGATGCAATGGATTTAGGCATTGTTCCTGATCGTCTAGATGCCACTCGTGAAGCACTGCGTAAGGCAAGTAAAGATCATGACTTGATCATCACCTCTGGTGGTGTATCAGTTGGTGAAGAAGATCACATCAAGCCAGCCGTAACGGCTGAAGGTAGATTGGACTTATGGCAAATTGCCATTAAGCCTGGCAAGCCATTGGCGTTTGGTGCGGTACGTAAATCAAGCGAGCCTAAAGACGGTGAAGCCTGGTTTATTGGATTACCTGGCAATCCAGTTTCTAGCTTTGTAACCTTCTTATTATTTGTTCGCCCCTTTATTTTGAAGTTGCAAGGGCGTGATGTGAAGAGCCCGCAATCGTATTTAATGCGTGCGGATTTTGATTGGCTAAAAGCCGATCGTCGCAATGAGTTCTTGCGGGTTAAGATGAATGATCAAGGCGGCCTAGATTTATTTCCGAATCAAAGTTCAGGCGTCCTTACTAGCGCATCTTGGGGTGATGGTCTAGTTGATTGCCCGCCAAACCAACCAATCAAAGCGGGTGATTTAGTGAAATACATTCCCTTTGATGCACTTCTCAAATAATCGGTTTACGATTGGCCCATGAAACTTGAATTACGATTCTTCGCCTCATTGCGTGAGGCGCTTGGCATCTCGCAAGAGACTATTACTGTTCCGGCAACAGTTAAGACGATAGCTGAACTCAGGGTATATCTCATTGAGCGCGGTAGCCCTTGGTCTGAGGTTTTGGCCGAAGGCAAGGTATTGCGCTGCGCTCTTAACCAACAGATGGTCGATCCTGTTACCCCATTACAAGATGGTGCTGAAGTAGCATTTTTCCCGCCTGTAACTGGGGGCTAGTATGTCCAAATCATCTATTCGTATCCAGGAAAATGACTTTGACCTTAGTGCTGAAATAGCGGCGTTACGTAAAGGTGATCCAAGGGTTGGTGCAGTAGTGTCCTTCTTGGGTACCGTTCGCGATATGAATGACGGTAGTCAAGTAAAAGGTATGACGCTTGAGCACTATCCTGGGATGACTGAAAAGGCATTGCAAGAAATTTTGGATCAAGCCAATGCGCGTTGGGATATCTATCAAACTCTAGTGATTCATCGAGTGGGCCCGCTTTTACCCGAGGATCAAATTGTATTGGTGGCTGTATCGAGTGCACACAGAGGAGAGGCCTTTGCCGCCTGTGAGTTCATTATGGATTACCTGAAAACAGCAGCTCCATTTTGGAAAAAAGAAGACACTTCTGAAGGGGCTCGGTGGGTAGATGCCCGTGTAACTGACGAGGCTGCAATGGCCCGCTGGAATAAATCCTAAGTTGTATTGCATTTTTCGTAAGAGAGATTTCAAGTGAAAAAATTAGTTGCCGTTTTGTTGACTGCTATTGCTATTGGTGTATGTGCTGCAGAGAGGCCTGTTGTAAAGGTTGAAACAGGTAGCTTGCAAGGTGTGATCGAGTACAACATGCAGGCGTTTAAAAATATTCCATATGCAGCCCCTCCTGTGGGTGACTTGCGCTGGCGCCCTCCGCAACCAGCGCTTGCCTGGAATGGAACACGTGATGCTAGTAAGTTTGGTGGTGCTTGTCCGCAGCAATATATTAAAAATCTTAACGACGGTCTTGGGTTGCCAGGCAGTGAGGATTGTTTAAAGCTGAACGTTTTTACACCCTCTAAACCTAATAAGAATTTGCCAGTCATGGTTTGGTTCCATGGTGGCGGTTTAATCGTAGATGGTGCTAAAGATCCACAATTCACCCCAATCAATTTGGTGAAGAATGGTGTCATCGTTATTACGGTTGACTATCGTCTTGGATCATTGGGCTTCTTTGCTTCAAAAGAATTAATTGAGGAAGCAAAAGCCAAGGGTGAGCCAGTAGGCAATTACGGCACTATGGATCAAATTGCCTCTTTAAAGTGGGTCAAAAAGAATATTGAGGTATTTGGTGGCGATCCTAATAATGTGACGATCTTTGGCCAATCAGCTGGCGGTAGAAGTGTTACTTGGCTGATGGTTTCAGATGCGGCTAAGGGTTTATTTCACAAGGCGATTGCCCAAAGCGCGCAACAAAGTCCTTTAAGGGGAATGACTGAAAAGCGTTTTGGCTTAACACCAGAGGTGGATATAGGCGCTAAATTTATGTCTGCACTTGGCGCAAAATCGTTGACTGAATTAAGAAAATTACCAGTTCAAAAATTAATACTTGATGGTAACTCTTACTATGCTGGTGAGTTTGGCGGTCCGTTTGTAGATGGTCAGATCTTGAAGGGCGATCCCATTCCTTTATTTGCCGCTGGTAAGCAGGCGAAAGTACCTTTCATGATTGGTACAAACTCATTTGATAGCGATTTCATG is a window from the Polynucleobacter sp. MWH-Aus1W21 genome containing:
- the glp gene encoding gephyrin-like molybdotransferase Glp, encoding MTKPPMLTAQQALDHLLSHAKPVEECERVAMQATLGRVLAEGVNSLVDVPPLDNTSMDGYAVRTADTQTAGSVLKIAQRIPAGSVGKTLEPGTAARIFTGAPVPPEADAVVMQEDCTIPEDSTDQVQVNITPNSGQWIRRRGEDLTEGKTCLTAGTFLRPQELGVAASAGLTHLNVKRRVRVAAFFTGDELALPGEPLKPGGIYNSNRDTLLACLKSLGCDAMDLGIVPDRLDATREALRKASKDHDLIITSGGVSVGEEDHIKPAVTAEGRLDLWQIAIKPGKPLAFGAVRKSSEPKDGEAWFIGLPGNPVSSFVTFLLFVRPFILKLQGRDVKSPQSYLMRADFDWLKADRRNEFLRVKMNDQGGLDLFPNQSSGVLTSASWGDGLVDCPPNQPIKAGDLVKYIPFDALLK
- a CDS encoding carboxylesterase/lipase family protein yields the protein MKKLVAVLLTAIAIGVCAAERPVVKVETGSLQGVIEYNMQAFKNIPYAAPPVGDLRWRPPQPALAWNGTRDASKFGGACPQQYIKNLNDGLGLPGSEDCLKLNVFTPSKPNKNLPVMVWFHGGGLIVDGAKDPQFTPINLVKNGVIVITVDYRLGSLGFFASKELIEEAKAKGEPVGNYGTMDQIASLKWVKKNIEVFGGDPNNVTIFGQSAGGRSVTWLMVSDAAKGLFHKAIAQSAQQSPLRGMTEKRFGLTPEVDIGAKFMSALGAKSLTELRKLPVQKLILDGNSYYAGEFGGPFVDGQILKGDPIPLFAAGKQAKVPFMIGTNSFDSDFMLPGEPALDIFLKNVHEDPKIIERLYANVKDKCILNSFVIQDLMYRASTKLLANSMNGIAPGYAYYFDYLTENIRATLPGAPHTYEIPYVFGSLGLVTQAPKQALSGENQCDRIEKDIAGFKKTHVWPKDWFPIVNKNSPQDQAMSESLSASWAAFAKTGNPNVSGQENWPTYNLNADVMRNFSPGSETITGLFKDRVAYQALHLREIYAIERVKDAF
- the moaD gene encoding molybdopterin converting factor subunit 1; the protein is MKLELRFFASLREALGISQETITVPATVKTIAELRVYLIERGSPWSEVLAEGKVLRCALNQQMVDPVTPLQDGAEVAFFPPVTGG
- the moaE gene encoding molybdopterin synthase catalytic subunit MoaE, coding for MSKSSIRIQENDFDLSAEIAALRKGDPRVGAVVSFLGTVRDMNDGSQVKGMTLEHYPGMTEKALQEILDQANARWDIYQTLVIHRVGPLLPEDQIVLVAVSSAHRGEAFAACEFIMDYLKTAAPFWKKEDTSEGARWVDARVTDEAAMARWNKS